ATATTCTTCTGTTGAAACTCCCAGTCGCGGCACGAGAAGTACGAACCGTAGTGTATGACTCTCGATAATCGCTTGACCGCCTTGAGCATCCTGCAACAACGCGTGTCGCCGTCATTGAGAATCCGCTGTCTCGGACGCGGGTCCGCGGATCGGAACGTGATGGAACGTGATCCGCGAAAATCTCTGTAGAGACACGCGACACGGTATACTCACTTTGGTGTTTTACCTTTAATACTTAAAAAGGCGTCTGCGACTATCGCCGGGAGATACTCGAAGAAGTACATGAATACGTAGAACGGGATGATGCTTCTAAGGTAATTGATGCTGGGGTATCGTACCACGCGCTTCGTTGGATGCTGGATCGCGTGTTTCACGGTGAGATTGAAGAACTGGCCCCAGCTGAAGAACGGAGACGtggtttcttttattattttttcgtCGATTATTTGAAGAGGCGTTTCTTTGATTATTCGAAGGGAGCAGGCAATCGTCGCGTAACAAAGGCAAacgaaatatattatatatatatatatatatatatatataatataataatatatataatatatatataataatatataataataataatatataataataatatataataattatatattatatataaatatatataaatataatattgtttaaataattagtTGTTTCGTTACTTTAGAGGGTACTTCGCCGTGCAGTTGTAAACTTTCACGCAGTTCCTCGGCTGCATCGTGGTGTACCACGCGGCGCAGATCAACGTGTCGATCACATAATCGACGGGCACCAGGTCGAGATACTTCTCATGGAAGGCGACGGCTACTTTCAGGGTGCCTTTAATGATGTTCAGCATGCAACCTGCGAAATTCGGCGTATTCTTCGAATTACTTGAGTTACGTCGAGACGTTGGAATAACTGTTTTACTGGATAACGAGTAAACCCGTATTTCATCGTTGCGAAAATAAAAATCGATTGGAATGACGAGCTTCTGTTTTAACAGAAGTGATTCCCACGCCACTGAGAACGCGGAAAAACGTTAAAGTTAAGTGTTGAAGAGTCTACGAAATGGCAAATTGTGCAAAGAATGATTGGTGGAATTTTGTAGTGCGAATTCTGGGTGGCTTTGCTCGAATGATAACTTaagagagaggggggaagaGAAGGGTAGAGGAATAGGgggagagatagaaagagagatggagagagaaagagaaaaagcgagagagagtgagggagagagagagagagagagagagagagagagagagagagagagagatgactGCAACGAAAACTGCTATTATTTTTGCGTACACGTTTTGCAATTAACGCTATAATTTTCGTACGTATATGACTCACGTATGGCTTCACTATAGTTCGCATATGTTACCTGTGAGCCCAACGGCATTGTCCACCCATCCAGGATACGGTTCCTTTCGCGCCGCGCCGACGATGCTCGGCCTAATTATGGCAACCGGTAGATGCGCAGCTTTCGTCAGTATCAGCTGTTCCGCCAAGTTCTTCGTGAACGTGTACGTGTTCGGATGCTTCCCCAAAAGATTCTTCTCGAGCATGTTGATCGTTTCGTCGTCCAGACTGTCGCATATGTCCATCACCATGGAAGGCTTCAATCGTGAGCTGCAAACAACATCGTtggcaacaaacaacgaattcGAGTACATACgtctttcaaccctttgcagtcgatgcTGTTTCGATTCGAAATCCAAAGCATGATCTCCGATCTGCAGTGTTTTGCACATATTATTCACGCCTTATGCGTACAACTAATTGCGATTTATGCGAATGAAATTGTGCCCATTGGCGAGCACGATGCAATTTCAACAGTTcgcttttttttaaaaatataaataattatatatataatatattcatatttCGATCAAGTGAGATATTTGATTCAGAAAAAGAATTGACTGAAACATTTTCTTTGCGTTGCATTTATATGCTGTTTGCTACAATTCTATATGTGATcgtattgtatatttattaatttgctctAATTCGAGTGGCAAAGAAAACAATATTTTACCTTCTTGTATAAAAAAAAtggcgaaaaaaatgttataccttcgtttcttattttttcaagtAGAATcacaaagaagaaagaaaaagtgAGGGAAAAGTAATATCTATCCAAAAGTAATTATCTCTACGTGAAATTAAATAATAGAACGTAACTGATAATAgattaataaatgataataaataataatgaacagagattaacaataataaatagataatatCAAAgcctattgtatatattatataattatatataattatataaggcTCGTGCAACGATCTGGAAAAATAGTGCAGCAATttcagtggcgcctcagagtcgccattcgactgcaaagggttaagttttcGAACGAATGAAAATGCGAAGCTCCTGAAAATGGACGCTTAAGCAGCCGGTTTTTCTCATTTCGTCGATGCTTTACCGAATCGGTGTCGAATATACTTTCTACCGAAAATACGGCGAATTAATCGAATTTAACTTTAAAGGAATTCGATGCAATAAAGAAAAGGAACGGAAAGGAACGATCGAGGGAATACAAACGAGCCGCGCGAGCGTCGTGAAAGATGGACGCCGAAAAATTTAGAAACACGAAGAGACAATCGTAGCGatccatttttttcgaatgatCGGCGATTTATTGACACTACCGGGCGGGTGTACTTACGCATAAACGGCTTCTTTGACTTCCTTTTGATTCGTGTTACTGTAGGCCGTGCTAACGAAGGCGAAGCTGATCAGGTTCTTCATGTTGCAGCACAGATCGATTATGCGATCCGTGCCCTGCATGTTCAGTGCGACCGCCACTTTTAACGGCTCGTCGAATCTTATGGTGGCCGCGCCATGGAACACTATGTTAACTCTTTGTATCAGCATCTCCTTGTCCTCGGGCGACAGCCCAAGATCCGGCATAGTCAGGTCGCTCTTGATCGCGTGGATCTTGTCGAACGCGGACGGATTTTCTTTTCGAAGTTTGTCGAAGACCTGTTAACAAATGTTACTCGATCGAGAACGGCTTAACACTAAACACTACCAAGCAGGTAATACGAACTGGCATGCgctgcttcgcaaaagtgagaagaccgaatttatttagaatttgtgaaGTTTCTATTATAAAGCTTGCTCCGATAATGTAACTTATtcgagcgttttccacgaaagagtctcggaactttgcaaaataagaaagcggtcactttgaccgcgattGGTTCGGtgttaatatcatattcatttaagaaataatgcaagccataatcccaatagttacgaattgtcaacaattataaaaacgagctgcgaggctcaaatgatcgtatcttctcttcccaaattgtccatttttcgggacaatctgaacgtcggtaagggagatacagtaacgtctccctaattgacgctcagattggccacaaaaatggatgatttgggaagaggagctttgcgactcgtttttataattatagtcAGCATAGTCAGGTCGCTCTTGATCGCGTGGATCTTGTCGAACGCGGACGGATTTTCTTTTCGAAGTTTGTCGAAGACCTGTTAACAAATGTTGCTCGATCGAGAACGGCTTAACACTAAACACTACCAAGCAGGTAATACGAACTGGCATGCgctgcttcgcaaaagtgagaagagcgaatttatttagaatttgtaaagtttctATTATAAAGCTTGCTCCGATAATGTAACTTATTCGAGCGTTTTCCACGATagagtctcggaacttcgcagaattgcaaaataagaaagcggtcagtTTTGACCGCGCAAATTGtgcaaattgtgcagaaaattagacaatttgggaagagtagatacgattattcgagcctctattcattagtttttatagttgttaacgatcgataaccataaaaaacgggCCACAAGgctccgaataatcgtatctgctcttcttaaattgtccatttttgtggacaattagagagacatcactgcaTTGTGAAAGCGTTCTTTTGATATTTGGTTCACGAACCGCGGAGGATCTCTATGCAAAACAGTAGCTATCTTAAACTAATTCGTTGCAACataaattagataaaaatgtaaaataatgcATAGACGAGGCTATAATTGTTCTAACCTCATCGCGGTTTTGCATATTATCTCACCGCGTTTatcataaatgaataaaatccgcaatccatGTATGTATGACAAGATCGAATTCATTTttaatcgtttttttttttatcttaaTGTATGCTGCAATTAGAACTGCAATTACATTGTTTGAACATTTCTTATAACGGAAGTCTAAACGTTGTAATCATGTATCTGGTAAAAAAGACGGAACGATAGATGTCGATGAATGTGAGCATTTTAATCCGAGAACTTTATATCAGAATTAGCGATAGAGTTGACATTGCTCGTAATTTTAAGCCAATCAAATTGATCCTCGATGGCTTTCTACTTTCAGctgaatttgaaagtaaataatAAGAGTGAATTATAAAACCTGCGTCGATTCCATCAAAAATATATTCAGCCCACAAAATTCACGCCGATCTCAAATTAATAGTCATTTCGTTAATTATACCCCCGTACAATCTATCAAAATACCTTTCAATAAAAATCGATTAACCTATAGCCATAACCGTAACCATCGAATTCTACTAAATTTTAACACgaataattgcaataaatacataattataattataatattatataatatatatatataatataataaattttaacacgaataattgcaataaatacataattataattataatattatataatataaaattacagTAAATACATTTACACTGCTATGTTAGAAGATTAGGGCATTACTCAGTCAATTGGCATTACTcctgatttgaaaccaatcaaattaatataatatatacgaaCATAATATATTCTACTCTTCTTatcttctatattatattatgttcgtatatattatattaattatattatataataatataaaaaataaataattatattatattctactctTCTTATcttctatattataatacagaAAAGAATTTACGGAAGATTCTAGTAGTTGTTTCAGTCGTTGATCGACCGTGTTGCCCTTCTTCGGACGGATCAGTATAAAAATGGCAAGCAGACGGGAACATGAGCGCAGTAATTTTTCCACAAGTGCTTTTCCTATGAAACCGGTCGCCCCTGTCACCAGCACCACCGTATCGGAGTAAAATGCTTCGATGGAGCCTCCGTGAATGCACTTATCATCGTTCCTGTGCTGTTTATTCATTTGTACGGCGTTGGAGCTCATAATGAATGGCAAACAATCCAAGAAAGTGTACAATCTGAAAGAAAATCTCAGTTTCAGGCTCAAGAATATACACAAGGCGACCGAAAAATctttcgcaatccggaaatgggaatgaaaatccgagcgaagcccatttccgctcattgaccgagctcgcctctcattggtcactgtttctctttaaccctttgcccaaTGATTCAACAATTTGAGTAACAGttaaagtaaattctccgtaactgacgctcagattatacacaaaaattaaggagaaaaattaaattagggagaatttgctgtacagtcaattctccgtaatcgacgctcagattgtatacaaaaattaaggacaaaaaattgaataaaaggAGAGAGATTTAATCAAGGAGGAAAATTAAATTAGGAAAAATTTGTTGTACAGTAAatgctccctaattgacgctcagattgtacacaaaaattaaggagaaaaattgaataaaaggAGAGAGATTTAATCAAGGAGGAAAATTAAATTAGGAAAAATTTGTtgtacagtcaattctccctaattgacgctcagattgtacacaaaaattaaggagaaaaattgaataaaaggAGAGAGATTTAATCAAGGAGGAAAATTAAATTAGGAAAAATTTGTtgtacagtcaattctccctaattgacgctcagattgtacacaaaaattaaggagaaaaattgaataaaaggAGAGAGATTTAATCAAGGAGGAAAATTAAATTAGGAAAAATTTGTTGTACAGtcaattctccttaattgacgctcagattgtacacaaaaatcaaGGAGAAAAattcaattaggaagaattttctGTACAGAAAATTTGCCCTAATTAACGACTGCACACAAAAATGGCCAATTCGGGAATATATTAAGATTATCAATGTATATAAGAATAATTACAGAATTATAAGATCATGCAAGCTTCTCGTTCTTGCAATCACCGATTgacagcaactataaaaaacgagccgcatgaatcactagaccgcggatgtttatgaaaaataaaaaagatcaCGCGCCAATTGCGGTTAAAAGGTTACGCGTTAATTGCGGTAAAAAGGTGGCGCACCGATTGTCGTAAAAGGTAGCACGAAGATGTCGGTTCAcgtcttgaataattttaacaagcCGTAAATAACGTATCATTATCGATGATCAATCTCAATATTACCACTTTTTCTAACCGATTCTATAAAAACAGTCTAACCGATTACCATGTCGCACATTGGTGGCCAGACGATTGTACCAATGTATCTATTTCCGCGGTCGTTTATGTCAGATGTCAGTGGAAATGTTCAAAAAATTTACGACCCTCGATGTATGAATTTTTCAATACGGcggaattattaaagaaagagatTTCTACCCGCAGGCTGATTCTCCGACGTGTCATTGGCCGCAGAATTTAAGGAATACGATTTTTAATCAAAATTGCCACCGTCGCTTTCGTCTTGTAAGATTCGCGCCGCAGAGAAATATGCACCCAATGCAGCGGGAATATTATTTCCCAGGTAACGGTAACGAATCGGATATTAATTATTGCACGCATGCAGTGACGTGCGACACGTTCGGTCCGCACCGGTTTATGCGAACCGATGAAATTCGCCAAACCGGTAAATGTCTTCCGACTTTCGCAGAAGagctcttttcttttttttagtaATCGCGACCGTGCAGCTATTAACGCGGCAAGTAATCCAATTTAGCAAAAGACGATTTTCGCTCGAGTAAAGTGACACCCGTCTGTGTCATGTAATGCTTCATTCTTCTAGGACAAGGTTACTCTTTACTATTCTCTTCGAACCCTCCGCTTCCGTGACGTCAACTGAATACGTAATTCGAACAGCAACTTTGTGTAGAACAATTGAATGAAATAACGCCGAATTCGATTTCCGCGGATACCGTACCCCGGGGAAATTACATTCGgcgaattttaattaatttaatccaGTCTTTCTTCTAACTCCGATTTCCTcgattacagtgaattctccctaattgacgctcagattgtatacaaaagaacaatttGGGAGTATATTAAGATTATTAACATATATTAGAATAATTATAGAATTGTAagattatagaattatagaattatggAGTTATATAGAATTATGGATTTATGGAATTATGGAATTGTGGAATTGtggaattatagaattatagaattatggAATTATGGAGTTATAAAATTATGGAATTACGGAATTATGGAGTTATAAAATTAtggaattatagaattataaaattatggaattatagaattatgaaattatagaattatggaattatagaattatggaattatagaattatagaattatagatttatggatttatggaattatagaattatagaattatagaattatagaattacgGAATTACGGAATTATGGAATTATaaacgactataaaaaacgaggcgcaaggctcgaataatctaaataacctcctcctccgaaattgtccacttttgtgcccaatctgagcgtcgattaggttAAATTAACTGTACTCGTGAAATGTATCTCGTGCTTACAGAAAATTATTCACAGAAAGAAAACGCATATAGCCTTTAGGAGAGAATTGATCGACCTGTACTTGGACACTTTAGATATCGATCGGTCCTCCATTCCACAACCTACTTATCCAATTCAGTCAATGCACACGAGTCATGGACGAGACGCAATTGGTCAGCTTTCGATATTCGTTGCCTTGCAGCATGCTGTCTATTGTTACATTTGACAGCTATACTAATGTCCTTGCAAATTTCCGTCTCTGTAAACAAATCTCACGTGAACGACATCGAATATTTTCTGCTCGACCGTTTCGTATATACTTGCGTGTTTTaagtaaacaaatttgatttaTTATGTCATATTCTCGCGTTTTAGTTAAGTAAACAAGTATCTAGGCTTTTCGGACATTTTCGAAATTCTGCGATTTTGCATCGCGGTTGCAAAAATAGCGAAACGTATCAATTTAAAACAACTGAGCCGACTTTTATATAATCCGGGAAGGTCTGGGGAAcaatgaaaaatgatttatgCGACCATTCGCGAGATGATTTGTTTGCATATTAATTggcggacaccctgtatacgtccgcgacagtaaattctccccaaatgTCCTTccagcttgtaagcaaaaattgacaatttggggaaaggagatacgattattgtataaattattagtaattaatataaattactataaattactataaattaatatagattattattaaataatcttgtgcttcgtttttacagttgtcgaggctcgaataaccgtatctccccttcccaaattgtctcaATTTTGGTTTAAAAACTTAAGGACACTTTgagaagaatttactataattgaAATTGGATCGTGGATTTtctgcatttgtgacaaaagcGAGCTGATCAAATAGAAAAGAGGTATTTAATGAACTTGGAACATTATATTGTTCCTTTCAACTTATTGGAATCGTTAAAAgaataaatgaatataaatatttctaattattatatataaatataattattacatatatatatatatatatatatattattattattattataataattataatatatataataataataattattattataattattattatatttattataataataataattataatatatataataataataattataattataattattattatatttattattataataataattatgatatatataataataataataataatatataataataataaatatatattataaacataaatatttctaattacaATGCCAGCCTTTTGTTTCATCCGATGGAACATTTGCCGCGAGTGTAACGGATCGCTCGAGTTTCCGAGTCGATCTTTAAATTGAGGACGATGCCTGGCAACGTATGCGTGCACATATTATGCACGCGTGTGAACGAATACACGTGCTAAAACTTTCTCCCTACGCCTCCTTCGTAAACAAATGTTTATGTAACAGGTTGCCTCTGCTCGTTCGCCGTCGCGCTCAAGTCTCAAGTGCACGCATTTGACACTGCCCGGTCTGGGTATCGTCGGCACGCTCTTTGGTATACCTTGAGACTCGAGGAGAAAGTGGCCGTAAAACAGGAATCGATATATAACTCGCTCCCTCGCGCGATTATTTCTCCTTATAATCGACGTTGAAATTTACCGCCGCGCGAcggagaaaagaaaagaaagaaaagaacggCTAACAATTTCGTCTCTCCGCGTCGAAAATAATATCGATCGTCGTGCATTTTTATCGTTTCCTCGTGCGACAACGGACCGGTTAATGTGACGGGGGCGTTTGCATATAGGTCATCATCCTGCGACAAATCGACAGACGAGACTTACGTAAAACGACGAGTCGAAAGGCAAAATTGTACTTCGCTGCGTGAGAACGCGTTTCGGAAAAGATTGGACTTAAATGTTCGTCCGAACAACGTTATTAAGTATTAAGGGGTGAACGTGATTTGCACATTCATTGATcataattttatcattatttaagATTATTTAATCACAATTTAATCATCATTTTAATGTAATCATTATTTGATcgaaaaatataaatgttaatCATATTATTGGAGAGAATGATGAATTAATTGATATGTGACTCGTTTGTTGAGAATATAAAGAATGGGCCTTAATAAATTTaacttaaaaattattattattattataaaaatgattaaattttgaTAGAAGTTTCTTTTTTGATAGatttaagaatttatttgaaatataattgtTTAGAAATATCTCGATGAAATATTTAATCGCCAGGGGATTAATCAGTAAGATCAATTTAGTCAAATGAGTGGTAAGAAAATCAGTTTAATCAGCTCGGTgaatatatttttgtagaaattaaattattattaaattcgttATTTATCATTTCaattctctttccaaattgtcccttTCGAACTCTCAATTAGTCGTCTATTGTTTGTATATTGAGTTGTCTATTGTTATTAAATGTTCTTCTCTTTTTTTAGAACTATAAATCGCGGTTTATCATCGTAGAGAATCTTATAGCCTTTCCGAACGGTGCTATTACAATGTGGTTTGACAAAAAGGTGTCTGACATTTATCGAACCAGTTCGAGAAGAGTTCACACATTATAGAAACGTTGGCACTTCTTGCTTGCACCGCCGCAAGACGgaaatttttttcaaatttccatATTTTCCAGCAGTTTTTGCGACCGATACATGTATGATTTTGCAACCGATATTGTATAATTCTCTTTCGAGAgagaattttaatgaatttcaCCGACGCTGTTGCCTCGATTAAATTGACCGTTAATGGACGCGTTGTTAATAAAATTCACTCCAATCGGATACAGTTACATCGACGAGATTGATTTTTAACAATAACACTGGAAAATCGAGCAACTCcgaacagaaaaattattcagCAATTACGTTCAATCTGTAAAGATGATATAAATGaacggcggattttatgcatttatgggtattattattttatagatattatgatttttatttatacgatatatatgatatatatttatagatattatatgatatatatttatagatattatgttatatatttatagatattatatgatatatatttatagatattatgttatatatttatagatattatatgatatatatttatagatattatgttatatatttatagatattatatgatatatatttatagatattatgttatatatttatagata
This genomic stretch from Megalopta genalis isolate 19385.01 chromosome 5, iyMegGena1_principal, whole genome shotgun sequence harbors:
- the LOC117219809 gene encoding putative fatty acyl-CoA reductase CG5065, with translation MSSNAVQMNKQHRNDDKCIHGGSIEAFYSDTVVLVTGATGFIGKALVEKLLRSCSRLLAIFILIRPKKGNTVDQRLKQLLESSVFDKLRKENPSAFDKIHAIKSDLTMPDLGLSPEDKEMLIQRVNIVFHGAATIRFDEPLKVAVALNMQGTDRIIDLCCNMKNLISFAFVSTAYSNTNQKEVKEAVYASRLKPSMVMDICDSLDDETINMLEKNLLGKHPNTYTFTKNLAEQLILTKAAHLPVAIIRPSIVGAARKEPYPGWVDNAVGLTGCMLNIIKGTLKVAVAFHEKYLDLVPVDYVIDTLICAAWYTTMQPRNCVKVYNCTAKYPLNWGQFFNLTVKHAIQHPTKRVVRYPSINYLRSIIPFYVFMYFFEYLPAIVADAFLSIKGKTPKMLKAVKRLSRVIHYGSYFSCRDWEFQQKNMEELTDKVKALKDSDNFDTNMSHHNWDTFIRDFVLGIRKYLLNDDPEIDNKLQSRLSILYFLHRFTQVSSIIVLLVMILRFSH